In Gemmatimonadaceae bacterium, the following proteins share a genomic window:
- a CDS encoding M20/M25/M40 family metallo-hydrolase, with protein sequence MKKSIALFIVFPALSLGAQQPLVGYTPSGSARERDLEASAIKRPSPTTAAANSKELSKETHVAGTPAQARTRDYVIAQMKSWGLDTEVRSYDIWMPQPTSVHVARVSPDPKSFSLAEPPVKGDPTSALPQYPTVNGYSGQGDATADVVYVNYGLIEDYAQLDSMGVSLKGKIAIARYGRSFRGIKAREAEKHGAVALLIYSDPQDDGFVAGDVYPDGPMRNSNGVQRGSILNPDGDPSTPGYGSTAGVPRLTPDKMEISHIPVVPIGYGNAGELLKYLRGPGVARGWQGGLAFHYHVGPGPVRARVAVSDDRASKPMKPIFDTFGIIRGSEFPNELVIIGGHRDAWGPGTADNVSGTVSVLEAAHAVAEEVKAGMRPKRTIVFATWDAEEWGLIGSTEFVEDDSLRLSREAVAYFNQDVAAQGPRFGGGGSPALRPMLRDVARSVPDPNGKGSVYAEWRRAAAIPDTAEPAMGDPGGGSDFAGFYNHLGIPIAEWGFGGQGGVYHSQYDDYAWMTKFGDPGFLYHAAAGRIAAAMVLRIANADVLPYDYVEFAKTMRRYLPPIDKTVADRHWNASTTGLRGAIDHLEREASSFASVRDSTLAGAPSRAAIEHANQALMRVERALTRPEGLRTRPWFRSLIYVADENNGYANMPLPSVNEALRANDERLTKAEMDDLMARFERAAQAVAEARDALRSR encoded by the coding sequence GTGAAAAAATCCATCGCGCTGTTCATCGTGTTCCCCGCGTTGTCTTTGGGCGCACAACAACCGCTCGTCGGTTATACGCCGTCGGGATCGGCGCGCGAACGCGATCTGGAAGCGAGCGCGATCAAACGCCCCTCGCCGACCACCGCCGCCGCGAACTCCAAGGAGCTATCGAAGGAGACGCACGTCGCCGGCACGCCGGCGCAGGCACGCACGCGAGACTACGTCATCGCACAGATGAAGTCGTGGGGGCTCGACACCGAGGTTCGATCCTACGACATCTGGATGCCTCAGCCGACGTCGGTGCATGTCGCGCGCGTGTCGCCGGATCCCAAGTCGTTCTCGCTGGCCGAGCCACCGGTCAAAGGCGATCCGACATCCGCACTCCCGCAATATCCGACGGTCAACGGCTACAGCGGGCAGGGCGACGCGACGGCCGACGTCGTCTACGTCAACTACGGTCTCATCGAGGACTACGCGCAGCTCGATTCGATGGGCGTTTCGCTGAAGGGAAAAATCGCGATCGCCCGATACGGCCGTTCATTCCGGGGCATCAAGGCGCGCGAGGCGGAAAAGCACGGCGCGGTCGCGCTGCTCATCTACAGCGACCCGCAAGATGACGGTTTCGTCGCCGGCGACGTGTATCCCGACGGCCCGATGCGAAACAGCAACGGCGTCCAACGCGGGAGCATCCTGAATCCAGACGGCGATCCCTCGACGCCTGGGTACGGAAGCACCGCCGGTGTTCCGCGTCTCACGCCCGACAAGATGGAGATCTCGCACATCCCGGTTGTGCCGATCGGGTACGGAAACGCCGGCGAGTTGCTGAAATACCTCAGGGGTCCAGGTGTGGCCCGCGGATGGCAAGGCGGCCTGGCGTTTCACTATCACGTGGGCCCCGGCCCCGTTCGCGCGCGTGTCGCCGTCAGCGACGATCGCGCGAGCAAGCCGATGAAACCGATTTTCGATACGTTTGGAATCATTCGCGGCAGCGAGTTCCCCAACGAGCTCGTGATCATCGGCGGGCACCGCGACGCGTGGGGGCCCGGAACCGCGGACAACGTCAGCGGGACGGTGAGCGTGCTCGAAGCTGCTCACGCGGTGGCCGAGGAGGTAAAGGCCGGCATGCGCCCGAAACGGACCATCGTGTTCGCGACTTGGGACGCCGAAGAGTGGGGATTGATCGGTTCGACGGAATTCGTCGAAGATGACTCGCTACGTCTCTCACGCGAGGCGGTGGCGTACTTCAATCAAGACGTCGCCGCGCAGGGGCCGCGATTCGGCGGTGGCGGATCGCCCGCGCTTCGGCCGATGCTGCGCGACGTCGCGCGGAGTGTGCCGGACCCCAACGGGAAGGGAAGCGTCTACGCCGAGTGGCGTCGAGCAGCGGCGATTCCCGACACGGCCGAACCGGCGATGGGCGATCCTGGCGGCGGATCGGACTTCGCGGGCTTCTACAATCACCTCGGAATTCCGATCGCCGAGTGGGGATTCGGCGGGCAGGGCGGCGTGTACCACTCGCAGTACGACGACTACGCGTGGATGACGAAGTTCGGCGATCCCGGATTTCTCTATCACGCCGCCGCGGGCCGGATCGCGGCGGCGATGGTACTCCGCATCGCCAACGCCGACGTGCTTCCGTACGACTACGTGGAGTTCGCGAAAACCATGCGGCGCTACCTGCCGCCGATTGACAAGACAGTCGCCGACCGTCACTGGAATGCTTCAACGACCGGGCTTCGCGGCGCGATCGACCATCTCGAGCGCGAGGCGAGCTCGTTTGCATCGGTGCGAGACTCGACGCTCGCCGGAGCGCCCAGTCGGGCCGCGATCGAGCATGCGAATCAGGCGTTGATGCGCGTTGAACGCGCGCTGACGCGACCCGAAGGACTCCGTACTCGCCCCTGGTTCCGCAGCCTCATTTACGTGGCGGATGAAAACAACGGCTACGCGAACATGCCGCTACCGTCGGTGAACGAGGCACTCCGCGCGAACGATGAGCGGCTCACGAAAGCCGAAATGGACGATCTGATGGCGCGCTTCGAGCGCGCGGCGCAGGCGGTGGCTGAAGCGAGAGACGCGCTGCGAAGCCGTTGA
- a CDS encoding alpha/beta fold hydrolase, whose translation MIVFAASMAVVFVAGFAFRAWHLRSIERLSTDRRPLGADGIVVGAEGFTLARAEAPAVLLIHGAGDTPQTLRYLGDALFANGFHVEAPLLPGHGRTLAAFRRTSADDWMNAVRSSYSALQCDHDWVAIAGLSMGGALAIRVAAESPQLPALCLIAPYLALREGADRAARLSHWWGPIFPVVESSEGFSVLDPAERAKSLAYGVFSAAALRALRETVRKAYDALPRVAAPTLFVQSREDNRITIEDAERAFSRLGAREKVLEWVSGAAHVVTVDYGRDRVFRLVSDWLFAHKPAALPDK comes from the coding sequence ATGATCGTTTTTGCGGCGTCGATGGCCGTCGTTTTTGTGGCCGGGTTCGCGTTTCGCGCCTGGCACCTGCGATCCATCGAGCGTCTTTCGACCGATCGACGCCCGCTTGGCGCCGATGGGATTGTCGTTGGCGCTGAGGGATTCACGCTCGCGCGGGCCGAGGCCCCCGCGGTGCTGCTGATCCATGGGGCGGGGGACACGCCGCAAACTCTTCGCTATCTCGGCGACGCTCTCTTCGCGAACGGATTCCATGTGGAAGCGCCTCTGCTTCCCGGTCACGGCCGAACGCTCGCGGCGTTCAGAAGAACGAGCGCGGACGACTGGATGAACGCCGTTCGATCGAGCTACAGCGCGCTTCAATGCGATCACGACTGGGTCGCGATCGCCGGATTGTCCATGGGCGGCGCGCTGGCAATTCGGGTCGCGGCTGAGTCACCGCAACTTCCCGCGCTGTGTCTGATCGCGCCGTACCTCGCTCTGCGAGAAGGGGCGGACCGGGCGGCGAGATTGTCCCACTGGTGGGGCCCAATCTTCCCCGTGGTGGAGTCGAGCGAGGGGTTCTCGGTGCTCGATCCGGCGGAGCGTGCGAAGAGTCTCGCATATGGAGTCTTCTCAGCCGCCGCTCTCCGCGCGTTGCGCGAGACAGTCCGCAAGGCGTATGACGCCCTGCCACGCGTGGCCGCCCCGACACTCTTCGTGCAATCACGCGAGGACAACCGCATAACGATCGAGGACGCGGAGCGGGCGTTCTCGAGGCTCGGAGCGCGCGAAAAAGTCCTGGAGTGGGTCAGCGGCGCGGCCCACGTCGTCACGGTCGACTACGGACGAGATCGCGTTTTCCGCCTGGTGTCCGACTGGCTGTTCGCGCACAAACCGGCAGCCCTTCCGGATAAATAA
- a CDS encoding glycoside hydrolase family 3 protein has protein sequence MRASAVAGVRAARLLVAGAALLLGACTTAANPARGPTPSRGSDWADSVIATMSPRDKAAQLVWPQLFGDYTPTTSVGWTRVEQLITREHVGGFIMSIGSPIETAVKLNAMQRLSRLPLVIGADYETGVAFRQRGGYFLPNDIYLGGGTMFPYQMGIGATRDTSLAYQEGRITALEGRALGVHIAFAPVLDVNNNPANPVIGMRSFGEDPHLVAAMGASFIHGVQEHGMLATGKHFPGHGDTDENSHLTITTVHASRARIDSVELVPFERAVAAGVQGIMTFHGIIPALDTASVPATLNPAIMTGLLRRQLGFKGLLVTDAMDMSGVLSRVTVAGGSTGPTATGNYGTIRNALSIGEACKLALAAGADILLMPSDVPGAIDAVVEGVNQGRFTQARVDSSVRRVLEIKRQLGLERQRVVNLDSVRAIVGDSAHLAVAALAAQRSVTLAKDSLSLVPLPRAGAQQPGRLLSITIASRTDLPAGATFNAELRRSANVRTELVNPDDPSTNFERLFAAADSSDVTIVSSYLSTGTNVSNPNAPEPIAQFMRNLVERHPRTIVVAFGNPYLLQQVPAASTYVVGWGGFPVSQAAAARALLGLTPIGGRLPITIPPLLRFGTGLDRSVVVHP, from the coding sequence GTGAGAGCGTCGGCCGTCGCCGGCGTACGCGCGGCCCGCCTCCTCGTCGCGGGAGCGGCGCTGCTGCTCGGCGCGTGCACGACCGCGGCGAATCCGGCGCGCGGGCCGACGCCTTCGCGTGGTTCCGACTGGGCCGACTCGGTCATCGCGACGATGTCTCCGCGCGACAAGGCGGCGCAGCTCGTCTGGCCTCAACTCTTCGGCGACTACACGCCCACCACGAGCGTCGGCTGGACGCGTGTCGAGCAGCTCATCACGCGAGAGCACGTCGGCGGCTTCATCATGTCGATCGGTTCTCCGATCGAGACGGCGGTCAAGCTCAACGCGATGCAGCGGCTGAGCCGACTTCCGCTGGTCATCGGGGCCGACTACGAGACGGGCGTCGCTTTCCGGCAGCGCGGCGGCTACTTCCTGCCGAACGACATCTATCTCGGCGGCGGGACGATGTTCCCGTACCAGATGGGAATCGGTGCGACGCGCGATACGTCGCTCGCCTACCAAGAAGGCCGCATCACCGCGCTCGAGGGACGCGCGCTCGGCGTCCACATCGCGTTCGCGCCGGTCCTCGACGTCAACAACAACCCCGCAAATCCGGTCATTGGAATGCGGTCGTTCGGCGAAGACCCGCACCTCGTGGCCGCGATGGGCGCGTCCTTCATTCACGGCGTGCAGGAACACGGGATGCTCGCGACCGGCAAGCATTTCCCGGGGCACGGCGACACCGACGAGAACTCGCACCTCACGATCACGACCGTGCACGCGAGTCGCGCGCGCATCGATTCCGTGGAGCTCGTTCCATTCGAGCGCGCGGTCGCCGCCGGCGTTCAGGGGATCATGACGTTCCACGGGATCATCCCCGCGCTCGATACGGCGTCCGTTCCCGCGACCCTCAACCCGGCGATCATGACCGGGCTTTTGCGCAGGCAGCTAGGCTTCAAGGGGCTGCTCGTGACCGACGCGATGGACATGAGCGGAGTTCTTTCGCGCGTGACGGTCGCGGGCGGATCCACGGGCCCGACGGCGACGGGTAACTACGGCACGATTCGCAACGCACTGAGCATCGGCGAGGCGTGCAAGCTCGCGCTCGCGGCCGGCGCCGACATCCTGCTCATGCCCAGCGACGTGCCGGGCGCGATCGACGCCGTCGTCGAGGGCGTCAACCAAGGACGATTCACGCAAGCTCGGGTCGATTCATCGGTGCGCCGCGTTCTGGAGATCAAGCGGCAACTTGGGCTGGAACGCCAGCGCGTCGTGAACCTCGACAGTGTGCGGGCGATCGTCGGCGACAGCGCCCATTTGGCGGTTGCGGCCCTGGCAGCGCAGCGGTCGGTCACGCTGGCGAAGGATTCGTTGTCGCTCGTCCCGCTCCCTCGTGCGGGAGCCCAGCAGCCGGGGCGGCTTCTGTCGATTACGATCGCATCTCGAACGGACCTGCCGGCGGGTGCGACGTTCAACGCCGAGCTTCGCCGTTCGGCGAACGTCCGAACTGAGCTCGTGAACCCCGACGATCCGTCCACGAATTTCGAGCGACTGTTCGCCGCGGCGGATTCGTCGGACGTGACCATCGTCAGTTCTTATCTGTCGACCGGCACCAACGTGTCGAACCCGAACGCGCCTGAGCCGATCGCGCAATTCATGCGCAATTTGGTCGAGCGCCATCCGCGCACGATCGTCGTCGCGTTCGGTAATCCCTATCTCCTCCAGCAAGTGCCGGCCGCGTCCACCTATGTTGTGGGCTGGGGAGGATTCCCCGTGTCGCAGGCGGCCGCCGCCCGCGCTCTCCTTGGTCTCACGCCAATCGGCGGGCGGCTGCCCATCACCATTCCGCCATTATTGCGCTTCGGCACCGGGCTAGACCGGTCTGTCGTGGTGCATCCGTAG
- a CDS encoding acetylornithine transaminase gives MTISIEPTTSALLGTYKRAPAQFVDGEGVYLIDADGKRYLDFVSGIAVNAFGYGDTALKQAMHDAANGLIHVSNLYSTAPGERLAATLVEKSFASKVFLCNSGAEANEGAFKFARRWARGRGEAKHEIVALRGSFHGRLFGTLAATDRPGYRHPFRPLAPGISIVERDIEDLRVAIDSETTAAVILEPIQGEGGVRVLDAGFVREVRALTRERDVLLIFDEIQCGLGRTGTLFAYEQLGVEPDLLTLAKPIAGGLPMGAVLMTENVASTIKPGDHGTTFGGGPFVASVANHVIERISDPAFLDRVAQTGAWFGKQLNDVARRSGRIRAVRGLGFMWGFDVMGTASHVVNQAFEAGLLTCTAGEYTIRLLPPLVATRDDLSDGLRILEEIL, from the coding sequence GTGACGATTTCGATTGAACCGACCACCAGCGCGCTGCTCGGCACCTACAAGCGTGCGCCCGCGCAGTTTGTGGACGGTGAAGGCGTCTATCTCATCGACGCCGACGGAAAACGATATCTCGACTTCGTGAGCGGCATCGCCGTCAACGCGTTCGGCTATGGCGACACCGCGCTGAAACAGGCGATGCACGACGCGGCAAACGGCCTGATTCACGTCTCGAACCTGTATTCCACGGCGCCGGGCGAGCGGCTGGCCGCGACGCTGGTCGAGAAGTCGTTCGCGTCCAAGGTGTTCTTGTGCAACTCAGGCGCGGAGGCGAACGAAGGCGCGTTCAAGTTCGCGCGGCGCTGGGCGCGGGGTAGGGGAGAGGCGAAACACGAGATCGTGGCGCTTCGCGGGAGCTTTCACGGGCGGCTGTTCGGCACGCTCGCGGCGACGGACCGCCCGGGATACCGGCATCCGTTCCGACCACTCGCCCCCGGGATCTCGATTGTCGAGCGCGACATCGAGGATCTTCGCGTCGCGATCGATTCGGAAACCACCGCGGCGGTGATCCTCGAGCCCATCCAGGGCGAGGGCGGCGTGCGCGTGCTCGACGCGGGCTTCGTGCGCGAGGTGCGCGCGCTCACCCGTGAGCGCGACGTCCTTTTGATCTTCGACGAAATCCAGTGCGGTCTCGGCCGGACGGGGACACTCTTCGCTTACGAGCAACTCGGCGTCGAGCCGGATCTTTTGACGCTCGCGAAGCCGATCGCCGGCGGATTGCCCATGGGCGCCGTGTTGATGACGGAGAACGTCGCGTCGACGATCAAGCCGGGCGATCACGGCACGACGTTCGGCGGCGGGCCCTTCGTGGCGAGCGTCGCCAATCACGTCATCGAGCGGATCTCCGACCCGGCGTTTCTCGACCGCGTCGCGCAAACGGGCGCGTGGTTCGGCAAGCAGCTCAACGACGTCGCGCGACGGAGCGGGCGAATCCGTGCGGTGCGCGGCCTCGGCTTCATGTGGGGGTTCGACGTGATGGGGACGGCGTCGCATGTCGTCAACCAGGCATTCGAGGCCGGGCTGCTCACGTGCACAGCCGGCGAATACACGATCCGCCTTCTCCCGCCGCTCGTCGCCACACGCGACGATCTGAGCGACGGCCTGCGGATTCTCGAAGAGATCCTGTGA
- the argB gene encoding acetylglutamate kinase codes for MTRVVKVGGRPQSDPRLPGIVASCWSRDAGSVVLVHGGGDEVSALQSALGSASTFVEGRRVTTAQDIELVRMALSGSANKRLVAGLVECGIEAVGLSGEDAGLIAAAPMDAQRLGHVGVPRTVNVAFLKHLLSGGYMPVISPVSRDASGTLGAALNVNGDDAAAAIAAALGAAELLLVADVPGVMRDGGVIASLTPGAARALIADGVAAGGMQAKLEAALSALAGGVPQVRISDLVAIDDPDRGTLLRRFGELS; via the coding sequence GTGACGCGCGTCGTGAAGGTCGGCGGACGGCCGCAATCGGACCCGCGTTTGCCCGGCATCGTCGCGTCGTGCTGGAGCCGCGACGCGGGGAGCGTCGTGCTCGTGCACGGCGGCGGCGACGAGGTGTCGGCGCTCCAGTCGGCACTCGGGAGCGCCTCAACGTTCGTCGAAGGTCGTCGGGTGACGACCGCACAGGACATCGAGCTGGTGCGCATGGCGTTGTCCGGAAGCGCAAACAAGCGGCTCGTCGCCGGGCTCGTCGAATGCGGGATCGAGGCGGTCGGCCTTTCCGGAGAAGACGCGGGCTTGATCGCCGCCGCTCCAATGGATGCGCAGCGCCTTGGACACGTCGGCGTACCGAGAACGGTGAACGTCGCGTTCCTCAAGCATCTGTTGTCCGGCGGCTACATGCCCGTCATCTCGCCGGTGAGCCGCGACGCGAGCGGCACGCTCGGCGCCGCGCTCAACGTGAACGGCGATGATGCGGCGGCCGCGATCGCGGCGGCGCTCGGCGCCGCCGAGTTGCTGCTCGTCGCGGACGTGCCGGGCGTGATGCGCGACGGCGGAGTCATTGCGTCGCTGACGCCCGGCGCCGCCCGCGCGCTCATCGCCGACGGCGTGGCCGCCGGCGGCATGCAGGCCAAGCTGGAGGCGGCGCTCAGCGCGCTGGCCGGCGGCGTCCCCCAAGTGCGGATTTCCGATCTCGTCGCCATCGACGATCCGGACCGTGGAACCCTGTTGCGCCGATTTGGAGAACTCTCGTGA
- a CDS encoding Crp/Fnr family transcriptional regulator has protein sequence MDFGRARLEKEDRDALAEYAAQASWPAGFGIYQRGAPADGLFVVARGRVVLRSRVRASRGFVPWVAGPGETFGSEGLSSTRRYATDARADEEAETLFLSTARFRAFVREQPQHSLALISQLLAERASLLDRLRELTTLSVEQRVVATLVRMARDETFDREEGRIVLCPARYRLLCELVGATRESVSLVLGRLIHSGLVERRGQMLLVSPAEQLAERLDNGIETELPISTVAEEQEQALQ, from the coding sequence ATGGATTTCGGGCGTGCGCGCCTCGAAAAGGAAGATCGCGACGCCCTCGCTGAATACGCGGCGCAGGCGTCATGGCCGGCGGGTTTCGGCATCTATCAGCGCGGTGCGCCAGCCGATGGACTCTTTGTCGTTGCGCGAGGCCGAGTCGTGCTACGTAGTCGAGTACGTGCGTCGCGCGGATTCGTTCCGTGGGTCGCGGGTCCCGGTGAAACATTCGGTTCCGAGGGGCTTTCATCGACACGCCGCTACGCAACCGACGCTCGCGCGGACGAGGAGGCCGAGACCCTGTTTTTGAGCACGGCTCGCTTTCGTGCCTTCGTTCGCGAGCAGCCGCAGCACTCCTTGGCGCTCATCAGCCAGCTGCTGGCCGAACGAGCATCGTTGCTCGATCGCCTTCGCGAGCTGACCACGCTCAGCGTGGAGCAGCGCGTTGTGGCTACGCTGGTTCGTATGGCACGAGACGAGACGTTCGACCGCGAGGAAGGGCGCATCGTTCTCTGTCCGGCGCGGTATCGCCTCTTGTGCGAGCTCGTCGGCGCGACCCGAGAATCGGTCTCGTTGGTGCTCGGCCGGTTGATCCACAGCGGGCTCGTCGAAAGGCGCGGCCAAATGCTTCTCGTCTCGCCGGCCGAGCAGCTCGCGGAACGCCTCGATAACGGCATCGAAACGGAATTGCCGATTTCGACCGTAGCCGAAGAGCAAGAACAGGCACTTCAGTAG
- a CDS encoding fatty acid desaturase has product MPGFGVWAARWWMPVVFIIVAGHLTNVCVTLFLHRSQTHRGVRLHYIAALPMRLWLWLTTAIVTKEWVACHRKHHAFADREGDPHSPLLEGLRNIVFKGAFYYRRAIRQPGMLEKYGKGTPNDWIERALLSRLNWLGIVIMLGLDVYLFGFFVGPLVWAVQMMWIPFWAAGIVNGVGHALGYRNFQVKDESRNITPIAIWLGGEELHNNHHADPKSARFAARWFEFDIGWVYIRLLQFFRLAKVDYARE; this is encoded by the coding sequence ATGCCCGGTTTCGGCGTGTGGGCCGCGCGATGGTGGATGCCTGTCGTCTTCATCATCGTCGCCGGACACCTCACGAATGTGTGTGTCACGCTCTTCCTGCATCGTTCGCAGACCCATCGCGGTGTGCGTCTTCATTACATCGCGGCGCTTCCCATGCGCCTCTGGCTCTGGCTCACCACCGCGATCGTCACCAAGGAGTGGGTCGCCTGCCATCGTAAGCACCACGCCTTCGCCGACCGCGAAGGCGACCCGCACAGCCCCCTCCTCGAAGGTCTTCGCAACATCGTCTTCAAGGGCGCCTTCTACTACCGGCGGGCCATTCGCCAACCCGGAATGCTGGAGAAGTACGGCAAGGGCACGCCGAACGATTGGATCGAGCGCGCCCTGCTCAGCCGCCTGAACTGGCTGGGCATCGTCATCATGCTCGGCCTCGATGTGTACTTGTTCGGCTTTTTCGTCGGGCCGCTCGTGTGGGCCGTGCAGATGATGTGGATTCCCTTCTGGGCCGCCGGCATCGTCAACGGCGTTGGCCACGCTCTCGGGTATCGCAACTTCCAGGTGAAAGACGAGAGCCGGAACATTACCCCGATCGCCATCTGGCTCGGCGGCGAGGAGCTCCACAACAACCACCACGCCGATCCAAAATCTGCACGCTTCGCGGCGCGCTGGTTCGAGTTCGACATCGGCTGGGTGTACATCCGCCTTCTTCAGTTCTTCCGCCTGGCCAAAGTGGACTACGCTCGCGAGTAG
- a CDS encoding cold-shock protein, whose translation MPRLTGTVKWFNDAKGYGFISREGGPDVFVHFSAIQGAGFKSLAEGDRVEFEIVQGQKGPQAADVTKAS comes from the coding sequence ATGCCACGTCTGACTGGCACCGTGAAGTGGTTCAACGACGCAAAGGGGTACGGTTTCATTTCGCGAGAAGGGGGGCCGGACGTCTTCGTTCACTTCAGCGCAATTCAAGGCGCTGGATTCAAATCGCTCGCCGAAGGCGACCGGGTCGAGTTCGAGATCGTCCAAGGACAGAAGGGGCCGCAAGCGGCTGACGTGACCAAGGCGTCTTAG
- a CDS encoding GNAT family N-acetyltransferase, with product MKQSGVVVRRARVEDVEPIVRLIAAFADEALMLRRTPEMVELAIDDYVVGVDPWGRVIACGALKEYSASVAEVAAIAVSRDVHGQGVGRAIVAAVEALAIKRGTFDVFALTLQPAFFSAIGYQRVDRARYPEKIRRDCLACARRFACDEFCFAKNLQVDAPMAAHGRSLGDGFGPAGSGVVIAPRHDGRRQVA from the coding sequence GTGAAACAGTCGGGAGTCGTCGTCCGCCGCGCGCGCGTCGAGGACGTCGAGCCGATCGTCCGGCTGATCGCCGCGTTCGCCGACGAGGCGCTCATGCTGCGTCGCACCCCGGAGATGGTGGAGCTGGCGATCGACGACTACGTCGTCGGCGTCGACCCGTGGGGCCGCGTCATCGCGTGCGGCGCGCTCAAGGAGTATTCGGCGTCGGTCGCGGAAGTCGCCGCGATCGCCGTGTCGCGCGACGTGCATGGGCAGGGCGTCGGCCGGGCGATCGTGGCCGCCGTCGAGGCGCTGGCGATCAAGCGCGGGACGTTCGACGTGTTCGCGCTGACGTTGCAGCCCGCATTCTTTTCGGCCATCGGGTACCAGCGCGTCGATCGCGCGCGGTACCCGGAAAAGATTCGCCGCGACTGCCTGGCGTGCGCGCGCCGCTTCGCGTGCGACGAATTCTGTTTCGCCAAGAATCTGCAAGTCGACGCGCCCATGGCCGCGCACGGACGCTCGCTCGGCGACGGATTCGGGCCAGCGGGATCGGGCGTAGTGATCGCGCCCCGCCACGACGGACGTCGCCAAGTCGCCTGA
- a CDS encoding oxidative damage protection protein: MSEITCVRCGLQKPAFDRPPFPGAIGQRIVEQICQDCWALWLRQQTMLINHYGLNVMDPQARNFLKQNMQGFLFKSGAEEEVDTSKKGTIQW, translated from the coding sequence ATGTCCGAGATCACGTGTGTTCGTTGCGGGCTGCAGAAGCCCGCGTTCGACCGGCCGCCGTTTCCAGGTGCCATCGGTCAGCGCATCGTCGAGCAGATCTGTCAGGACTGCTGGGCGCTGTGGCTGCGCCAGCAGACGATGCTGATCAATCACTACGGGTTGAATGTCATGGACCCACAGGCGCGCAATTTTCTGAAGCAGAACATGCAGGGCTTTCTCTTCAAGTCGGGCGCGGAAGAAGAGGTCGATACGTCGAAAAAGGGCACCATTCAGTGGTGA